A window of Leptolyngbyaceae cyanobacterium genomic DNA:
GAGAAGAAAGACCAAAAAGTTTATCATTTTCAATCTTAACTTCCTCTTTAATCATAGCAATTTGTGCTTGTTGAAGTGCTTCTGCTTTAATCGGTACATTTTTTAAATGTTCGTAAAACTCCGTCATTAATGCCAAAGTACCTCGATCGGAAACATACCACAAACTAGCCAAAGCTGATTTTACCCCAGCCGCCACCGCTAAACCACCAAAACCCAATTCCGCTTGTTCATCTCCTAC
This region includes:
- a CDS encoding CHAT domain-containing protein, with translation VGDEQAELGFGGLAVAAGVKSALASLWYVSDRGTLALMTEFYEHLKNVPIKAEALQQAQIAMIKEEVKIENDKLFGLSSQSEGIALPAELTSLGNQKLSHPYYWSAFTMIGSPW